In a genomic window of Neisseria flavescens:
- the tehA gene encoding dicarboxylate transporter/tellurite-resistance protein TehA translates to MSASKKFPIPLSYFSIALGLFALGLSWRYGASVGLLPALAAESLLAVASVVWLLLVAAYLIKIFAYRNDFLSDLRDLVQCCFISAIPITAMLEGLALKPYQAGAAAVLIYAGVAGQLAFSMYRAAGLWRGLHSLEATTPIIYLPTVATNFVSASSLAALGHHDYAALFFGAGMFSWLSLEASVLGRLRTAVPVGTAARGVVGIQLAPAFVGCGAYFAVGGKIDGFALALIGYGCLQFLFLLRLTRWFWEGGFTMSFWGFSFGFAAMAGCGLHLAASGVLSGLGLTLAAAGSAGVALLLAGTLHRIATGRFLVRG, encoded by the coding sequence ATGTCTGCATCTAAGAAATTTCCGATTCCTTTGAGCTATTTCAGCATCGCGCTGGGCTTGTTTGCCTTGGGGCTGTCGTGGCGTTACGGCGCGTCTGTCGGGCTGCTGCCCGCCTTGGCCGCCGAATCGCTGCTTGCGGTGGCTTCGGTTGTCTGGCTCTTGCTGGTGGCGGCATACCTGATCAAAATATTTGCGTACCGAAACGATTTTTTGTCTGATTTACGCGACTTGGTGCAATGCTGCTTCATCAGCGCGATTCCGATTACCGCTATGCTGGAGGGACTCGCGCTGAAGCCCTATCAGGCAGGCGCGGCGGCAGTCCTGATTTATGCGGGCGTTGCAGGACAGTTGGCGTTTTCGATGTATCGGGCGGCCGGTCTGTGGCGAGGCCTGCATTCTTTGGAGGCGACGACGCCGATTATTTACCTGCCTACGGTGGCGACAAACTTTGTCAGCGCGTCATCTCTGGCGGCGTTGGGGCATCATGATTATGCGGCTTTGTTTTTCGGCGCGGGTATGTTTTCCTGGCTGAGTTTGGAAGCCTCCGTCTTGGGCAGGCTGCGTACGGCGGTACCGGTCGGTACGGCGGCGCGCGGCGTGGTCGGTATCCAGCTTGCGCCCGCCTTTGTCGGCTGCGGCGCGTATTTTGCCGTCGGCGGTAAAATCGACGGTTTTGCGTTGGCATTAATCGGCTACGGCTGCCTGCAGTTTTTGTTCTTGCTGCGCCTGACACGCTGGTTTTGGGAAGGCGGTTTTACGATGAGCTTTTGGGGATTTTCATTCGGTTTCGCAGCCATGGCGGGATGCGGCCTGCATCTGGCGGCTTCCGGCGTATTGTCGGGCTTGGGGCTGACGCTTGCCGCCGCCGGTTCGGCAGGCGTGGCGCTGCTGCTTGCCGGCACGCTGCATCGGATAGCGACGGGGCGTTTCTTGGTACGCGGCTGA
- the ubiE gene encoding bifunctional demethylmenaquinone methyltransferase/2-methoxy-6-polyprenyl-1,4-benzoquinol methylase UbiE, whose amino-acid sequence MSDHKTHFGFSTVDEDEKAGKVAEVFHSVAKNYDIMNDVMSGGLHRVWKHFTINTAHLKKGDKVLDIAGGTGDLSRGWAKRVGKEGEVWLTDINSSMLTVGRDRLLNEGVILPVSLADAEKLPFPDNYFNLVSVAFGLRNMTHKDAALKEMYRVLKPGGTLLVLEFSKVYKPLEGVYDLYSFKLLPIMGKLIAKDADSYQYLAESIRMHPDQETLKQMMLDAGFDSVDYHNMSAGIVALHKGVKF is encoded by the coding sequence ATGAGCGACCACAAAACCCATTTCGGCTTCTCTACCGTTGACGAAGACGAAAAAGCAGGCAAAGTTGCCGAAGTCTTCCACTCCGTGGCAAAAAACTACGACATTATGAATGACGTAATGTCCGGCGGTCTGCACCGTGTTTGGAAACATTTCACCATCAATACCGCCCACCTGAAAAAAGGCGACAAAGTATTGGATATCGCCGGCGGTACAGGCGATTTGTCCCGAGGCTGGGCGAAACGTGTGGGCAAAGAAGGCGAAGTTTGGCTGACAGACATCAACTCCTCCATGCTGACCGTCGGCCGCGACCGCCTGCTCAACGAAGGCGTGATTCTGCCCGTATCGTTGGCAGACGCTGAAAAATTACCGTTCCCCGACAACTATTTCAATCTGGTTTCCGTCGCATTCGGCCTGCGCAACATGACGCACAAAGATGCCGCGCTGAAAGAAATGTACCGCGTATTGAAACCGGGCGGCACCCTGCTGGTGTTGGAATTCTCCAAAGTGTACAAACCTTTGGAAGGCGTGTACGACCTCTACTCTTTCAAACTGTTGCCGATTATGGGTAAACTGATTGCCAAAGATGCCGACAGCTACCAATACCTCGCCGAGTCCATCCGTATGCACCCCGACCAAGAAACTTTGAAGCAAATGATGCTGGATGCAGGATTCGACAGCGTGGATTACCACAACATGAGCGCAGGCATTGTTGCCCTGCATAAAGGCGTGAAATTCTAA
- a CDS encoding polyamine ABC transporter substrate-binding protein: MTKHLPLIVLTALALAGCGGSDKTSADKAAQTDNQKVLSIYNWSEYVDPETVAAFEKKHGIAVTYDVYDSDETLESKVLTGKSGYDIVAPSNAFVGRQIKAGAYQKIDKSLIPNYKNLNPRLMKLMEGVDPGHEYAVPFYWGTNTFAINVERVKKALGTDQLPDNQWDLVFNPEYTSKLKQCGISYLDSAAEIYPMVLNYMGKNPNSSETADIKAATEVLKKNRPYIKRFTSSGFIDDLARGDTCVTIGFGGDLNIAKRRAEEAGGKEKIRVMMPKEGVGIWVDSFVIPKDAKHVANAHAYINDFLDPEVAAKNGNFVTYAPSSKSAQELMDEEFRNDNTIFPTDEDLKNSFIMVPIQPAALKFMVRQWQSVKAGT; this comes from the coding sequence ATGACCAAACATCTGCCCCTCATCGTACTGACTGCGCTGGCACTGGCCGGCTGCGGCGGCTCGGACAAAACTTCTGCCGACAAGGCGGCTCAAACCGATAATCAAAAGGTATTGAGCATTTACAACTGGTCGGAATATGTCGACCCCGAGACGGTTGCCGCGTTTGAGAAGAAACACGGTATCGCAGTAACTTACGATGTATACGACAGCGATGAAACGCTGGAAAGCAAGGTATTGACCGGCAAGTCGGGTTACGACATTGTGGCTCCTTCCAATGCGTTTGTCGGCAGGCAGATTAAGGCAGGTGCGTATCAGAAAATCGACAAATCCCTGATTCCCAACTATAAAAACCTGAATCCTCGGTTGATGAAACTGATGGAAGGTGTCGATCCGGGGCATGAATATGCGGTGCCGTTTTATTGGGGTACCAATACTTTCGCTATCAATGTCGAGCGTGTGAAAAAGGCTTTGGGCACGGATCAGCTGCCGGACAATCAATGGGATTTGGTGTTTAACCCCGAATACACGTCCAAACTCAAGCAATGCGGTATCAGCTATTTGGACAGCGCGGCGGAAATTTATCCTATGGTGTTGAACTATATGGGTAAAAACCCAAACAGTAGCGAAACGGCGGATATTAAGGCGGCGACGGAAGTTTTGAAGAAAAACCGTCCGTACATCAAGCGTTTTACTTCGTCCGGTTTTATCGATGATTTGGCGCGCGGCGATACTTGCGTAACGATTGGTTTTGGCGGCGATTTGAACATTGCCAAACGCCGTGCCGAAGAAGCAGGCGGCAAGGAAAAAATCCGTGTGATGATGCCGAAAGAAGGCGTGGGGATTTGGGTGGATTCGTTTGTGATTCCGAAAGATGCCAAACATGTGGCCAATGCCCATGCGTATATCAATGATTTCTTAGATCCTGAAGTTGCGGCGAAAAACGGCAATTTTGTTACTTATGCGCCGTCCAGCAAATCGGCTCAAGAGCTGATGGATGAAGAGTTTAGAAACGACAATACGATTTTCCCGACCGATGAGGATTTGAAAAACAGCTTTATCATGGTGCCTATCCAACCGGCGGCGTTGAAATTTATGGTCCGTCAATGGCAAAGCGTGAAAGCAGGGACATAA
- a CDS encoding peptidylprolyl isomerase produces the protein MKKSIKLTLCALALSLSVQAQAVTHAVIETNMGNIQLELDEVKAPKTVANFVNYAKKGFYDNTIFHRVIDNFMIQGGGFTENMVQKSTDKAITNEAYNGLKNNIGTIAMARTGDPNSATSQFFINTADNDFLNFKSKTPQGYGYAVFGKVTSGMDVVRKISKVKTATRGFHQDVPTEAVIIRKVSIK, from the coding sequence ATGAAAAAATCCATCAAACTGACCCTGTGCGCCCTCGCACTCTCACTTTCCGTGCAAGCGCAAGCAGTTACCCATGCCGTGATTGAAACCAATATGGGCAACATCCAACTGGAGCTGGATGAAGTCAAAGCGCCGAAAACCGTGGCAAACTTTGTCAATTACGCCAAAAAAGGTTTTTACGACAACACGATTTTCCACCGTGTTATCGACAATTTTATGATTCAAGGCGGCGGATTTACCGAGAACATGGTTCAAAAATCCACCGACAAAGCCATCACCAATGAAGCATACAACGGCTTAAAAAATAACATCGGCACCATCGCTATGGCGCGTACCGGCGATCCAAATTCAGCAACCAGCCAGTTCTTTATCAACACAGCCGACAACGACTTTTTGAATTTCAAAAGCAAAACCCCTCAAGGCTACGGCTATGCCGTTTTCGGTAAAGTTACTTCCGGCATGGATGTGGTCCGTAAAATCAGCAAAGTAAAAACTGCGACACGCGGCTTCCATCAAGACGTTCCAACCGAAGCCGTGATTATCCGCAAAGTCAGCATCAAATAA
- a CDS encoding DNA cytosine methyltransferase, which translates to MTEFARKNWNKLAGDAIKAKMHEHGIGFIQLSELFLEQGESETANAICNKVNRGTFSHAFYLKCMELMAKQEKQEDREKKYKIISLFSGCGGMDLGFLGGFEFLNRTYDKHDFDIIWANEIDEHAVRTYRHNLGNHIVHGDIWQHLDEIPTSADIIIGGFPCQDISINGKGAGISGSRSGLYKAMLSAVERVRPKIFVAENVKGLLMKHHRKDLETVLSDFRNLGYQVDYYLLNAADYGVPQTRERVIIVGRLPEIPEIQIEKTNTSNSYVTARQAIGDLVDKVEDEIANHIWSRAEKSPDQGSRKLDAERAGYTIRAECHGNIQWHYELPRRISMREAARIQSFPDNFIFQAKLRATERQIGNAVPPVLGWHIAAAVSKALK; encoded by the coding sequence ATGACCGAATTTGCACGAAAAAATTGGAACAAGTTAGCTGGAGATGCCATAAAAGCCAAAATGCATGAGCATGGAATTGGCTTTATACAATTATCAGAATTATTCTTGGAGCAAGGGGAAAGTGAAACGGCAAATGCAATTTGTAACAAAGTAAATAGAGGTACTTTTTCCCATGCTTTTTATCTTAAATGTATGGAGTTAATGGCCAAACAGGAAAAGCAAGAAGACCGCGAAAAAAAATATAAAATTATTTCTTTATTTAGCGGTTGTGGCGGAATGGATTTGGGTTTTCTAGGGGGCTTTGAGTTTTTAAACCGTACTTATGACAAACATGATTTTGATATTATTTGGGCGAACGAAATCGACGAACACGCTGTTAGAACCTACCGCCACAACTTAGGAAATCACATTGTACATGGTGATATTTGGCAGCATTTGGATGAAATACCCACTAGCGCAGACATCATTATCGGTGGCTTTCCTTGTCAGGATATTTCTATTAATGGTAAAGGTGCAGGTATTTCAGGCAGCCGCAGCGGGCTGTATAAAGCCATGTTGTCTGCTGTTGAACGCGTTCGCCCCAAAATATTTGTTGCTGAAAATGTCAAAGGGCTACTGATGAAGCATCATCGGAAAGATTTGGAAACAGTGCTTTCAGATTTTCGCAATTTGGGTTATCAGGTAGATTACTACTTGCTGAATGCAGCCGATTACGGTGTTCCACAGACTCGGGAGCGAGTTATCATCGTTGGAAGGCTACCTGAAATTCCCGAAATACAGATTGAAAAAACAAATACCAGCAACAGCTATGTAACAGCCAGACAGGCTATAGGCGATTTGGTCGACAAAGTAGAAGACGAAATTGCCAACCATATTTGGAGTAGAGCAGAAAAAAGCCCCGATCAAGGCAGTCGAAAATTGGATGCCGAAAGGGCGGGCTACACTATTAGGGCAGAATGCCATGGAAACATACAGTGGCATTACGAATTACCCCGCCGCATCTCCATGCGTGAGGCGGCGCGCATCCAATCGTTTCCGGACAATTTTATTTTCCAGGCAAAATTGCGTGCCACAGAACGGCAAATTGGCAACGCCGTCCCTCCTGTTTTAGGGTGGCACATCGCCGCCGCCGTTAGTAAGGCACTTAAATAA
- the alaS gene encoding alanine--tRNA ligase — protein MKTTELRQKFLKFFETKGHTVVRSSSLVPHDDPTLLFTNAGMNQFKDVFLGFDKRPYSRATTAQKCVRAGGKHNDLENVGYTARHHTFFEMMGNFSFGDYFKRDAIHFAWEFLTSPEWLNIPKDKLLATVYAEDDEAYNIWLNEIGMPSERIVRIGDNKGAKYASDNFWQMGDTGPCGPCSEIFYDHGEEIWGGIPGSPEEDGDRWIEIWNCVFMQFNRDEQGNMNPLPKPSVDTGMGLERMAAVMQHVHSNYEIDLFQDLLKAVARETGAPFSMEEPSLKVIADHIRSCSFLIADGVLPANEGRGYVLRRIIRRAVRHGYKLGQSKPFFHKLVADLVKEMGDAYPELKEKQAQIEEALKNEESRFAQTLETGMALLENALAKGGKTLGGEIIFKLYDTYGFPYDLTADICRERNIDLDEEGFNREMEAQRARARAAQSFKANAQLPYDGQDTEFKGYSERQTESKVLALYKDGEQVNELNEGDSGAVVIDFTPFYAESGGQVGDVGYIFSGENRFEVRDTQKIKAAVFGQFGVQTSGRLKVGDSVTAKVDDEIRNANMRNHSATHLMHKALRDVLGEHVEQKGSLVTAESTRFDISHPQAVTAEEITEVERRVNEAVLANVAVNAAIMSMEDAQKTGAMMLFGEKYGDEVRVLQMGGFSTELCGGTHVSRTGDIGLFKIISEGGIAAGVRRIEAITGLNALKWAQEQERLVKDIIAETKAQTEKDVLAKIQAGAAHAKALEKELARAKAELAVHAGAKLLDDAKDLGSAKLVAAQIEADAAALREIVTDLTGKSEQAIVLLAAVNDGKVSLCAGVSKPLTGKVKAGDLVKFAAEQVGGKGGGRPDLAQAGGSDVEKLPAMIESVKDWVGAKLA, from the coding sequence ATGAAAACCACCGAACTACGCCAAAAATTCCTAAAATTCTTTGAAACCAAAGGCCACACCGTCGTCCGCTCTTCCAGCCTCGTGCCGCACGACGACCCGACGCTGCTGTTTACCAACGCCGGTATGAACCAGTTTAAAGACGTATTTTTAGGTTTCGACAAACGCCCGTACAGCCGCGCCACCACCGCGCAAAAATGCGTACGCGCAGGCGGCAAGCACAACGACCTGGAAAACGTCGGCTACACCGCCCGCCACCACACTTTCTTTGAAATGATGGGCAACTTCTCCTTCGGCGACTACTTCAAGCGCGACGCGATTCATTTCGCTTGGGAGTTTCTCACTTCCCCCGAATGGCTGAACATCCCCAAAGACAAACTCTTGGCGACCGTTTACGCAGAAGACGACGAAGCCTACAACATCTGGTTAAACGAAATCGGTATGCCGTCTGAACGCATCGTCCGCATCGGCGACAACAAAGGCGCGAAATACGCATCCGACAACTTCTGGCAAATGGGCGACACCGGCCCTTGCGGCCCCTGCTCCGAAATTTTCTACGACCACGGCGAAGAAATCTGGGGCGGCATTCCGGGCAGCCCCGAAGAAGACGGCGACCGCTGGATTGAGATTTGGAACTGCGTATTTATGCAGTTCAACCGCGACGAACAAGGCAATATGAATCCGCTGCCCAAGCCGTCCGTCGATACCGGCATGGGCTTGGAACGTATGGCGGCGGTAATGCAGCACGTCCACAGCAACTATGAAATCGACTTGTTTCAAGACCTGCTCAAAGCCGTCGCCCGCGAAACCGGCGCGCCGTTCAGTATGGAAGAACCCAGCCTGAAAGTCATCGCCGACCACATCCGCTCCTGCTCCTTCCTGATTGCAGACGGCGTATTGCCTGCCAACGAAGGACGCGGTTATGTTTTGCGCCGCATTATCCGCCGCGCCGTGCGCCACGGTTACAAACTGGGTCAAAGCAAACCGTTCTTCCACAAACTCGTTGCCGATTTGGTCAAAGAGATGGGCGATGCCTACCCCGAGTTGAAAGAAAAACAGGCGCAAATCGAAGAAGCGTTGAAAAACGAAGAAAGCCGTTTTGCCCAAACTCTGGAAACCGGTATGGCTTTGTTGGAAAACGCGCTGGCCAAAGGCGGCAAAACACTCGGCGGCGAAATCATCTTCAAACTCTACGATACCTACGGCTTCCCATACGACCTGACTGCCGACATCTGCCGCGAACGCAATATCGATTTGGATGAAGAAGGCTTCAACCGCGAAATGGAGGCCCAACGTGCACGCGCACGCGCCGCACAAAGCTTCAAAGCCAACGCCCAACTGCCTTATGACGGTCAAGACACCGAGTTTAAAGGTTATAGCGAACGCCAAACCGAATCCAAAGTCCTCGCCCTCTACAAAGACGGCGAGCAAGTCAACGAATTGAACGAAGGCGACAGCGGCGCAGTCGTCATCGACTTTACCCCGTTCTATGCAGAATCCGGCGGCCAAGTCGGCGATGTCGGCTATATCTTCTCAGGCGAAAACCGCTTTGAAGTACGCGATACCCAAAAAATCAAAGCGGCCGTATTCGGCCAATTCGGCGTACAAACTTCAGGCCGTCTGAAAGTCGGCGACAGCGTTACCGCCAAAGTGGACGACGAAATCCGCAATGCCAATATGCGCAACCACAGCGCGACCCACCTGATGCACAAAGCCCTGCGCGATGTATTGGGCGAACACGTCGAACAAAAAGGCTCTTTGGTTACCGCCGAATCCACCCGTTTCGACATTTCCCATCCCCAAGCGGTAACTGCCGAAGAAATCACCGAAGTAGAACGCCGCGTCAACGAAGCCGTTTTGGCCAACGTTGCCGTCAATGCAGCCATTATGAGTATGGAAGACGCGCAAAAAACCGGCGCGATGATGCTTTTCGGCGAAAAATACGGCGACGAAGTGCGCGTACTGCAAATGGGCGGTTTCTCCACCGAATTGTGCGGCGGTACACACGTTTCACGCACCGGCGACATCGGCCTCTTCAAAATTATCAGCGAAGGCGGTATTGCCGCAGGCGTGCGCCGTATCGAAGCCATCACCGGCCTGAACGCACTCAAATGGGCGCAAGAGCAAGAGCGTTTGGTGAAAGACATTATTGCCGAAACCAAAGCCCAAACCGAAAAAGACGTACTGGCGAAAATCCAAGCAGGCGCGGCACACGCCAAAGCATTGGAAAAAGAATTGGCACGCGCCAAAGCCGAACTCGCCGTCCACGCAGGCGCTAAACTCTTGGACGATGCAAAAGACTTGGGTTCAGCCAAACTCGTTGCTGCACAAATCGAAGCCGATGCCGCAGCCCTGCGCGAAATCGTTACCGACTTAACCGGCAAATCAGAACAAGCCATCGTATTGCTCGCCGCAGTCAACGACGGCAAAGTTTCCCTGTGCGCAGGCGTATCCAAACCGTTGACTGGCAAAGTCAAAGCAGGCGATCTGGTTAAATTTGCAGCCGAACAAGTCGGCGGCAAAGGCGGCGGCAGACCGGATTTGGCACAGGCAGGCGGCAGCGATGTGGAGAAACTGCCCGCGATGATTGAGAGTGTGAAAGATTGGGTCGGCGCGAAGCTGGCTTGA
- a CDS encoding MBL fold metallo-hydrolase, with protein sequence MAEVAAERPSEKGETVTLDDGRIIDGKAFLSPPKKGRLAAIFGDTKTCPQAVRAAQNADVLVHEATFVAGDEETAERVFHSTVSDVAKLALQANVKQLYLTHISARYTEEEQRLMLERQAQTIFPASKVVGDFDVFDI encoded by the coding sequence GTGGCGGAGGTTGCGGCGGAAAGGCCGTCTGAAAAAGGCGAGACTGTAACATTGGATGACGGCAGGATCATTGACGGCAAAGCATTCCTCTCCCCGCCAAAAAAAGGACGGTTAGCGGCCATCTTCGGCGATACCAAAACCTGTCCGCAGGCAGTGCGCGCCGCGCAAAACGCAGACGTTTTGGTGCATGAAGCAACCTTTGTGGCAGGCGATGAAGAGACAGCGGAACGAGTGTTCCATTCGACCGTGTCCGATGTCGCCAAGCTGGCCTTGCAAGCCAATGTGAAACAACTTTACCTGACCCACATCAGCGCACGTTATACCGAAGAAGAACAACGCCTGATGCTGGAGCGGCAGGCACAAACTATATTTCCCGCGTCGAAAGTGGTTGGCGATTTCGACGTATTCGATATCTGA
- a CDS encoding TonB-dependent siderophore receptor → MNSKLALMPLLIASAFSYAADEATPETPVQQQLQEVNVRADAKRVKAARSYSIASDGDLRDRVNLGLLGKANAFTAPITVVNYDEKVLGNNASRTLVDTIAKNDASTMQFGGESNTIQGVYVRGLQLDARQFSINGLAGLYSYYHTPTAGVSSAQLIKGASSSTVGMDPEGAAGSSVNIETKKASDEGNRKIGLAVFSKNRTEGAIDIGQRFGENKQFGIRFNGKYRKGETARKGYKEDNQEFALNTDYRGEKLRLSFDSMYNHRNTEGGRARIHEMQDLNFAMPAAPSGKTLLVPSWQEQTTKTITNALTFEYDTDYNMQISGGLGYMESVYKGSFTQLLMKNRANGGNLGKYTAKAAQPFEFLSRTTSGNLKARGEFETGPVVHNWATSFDYIKRHRDHDQGTRNGDDLDTNIYNPVFPVTHRDNPANIQGTEHTTYETPSLAISDTLGFADNTIRLTLGGRYQWVKQTAHPNLTGNAKTDASRRSSTVKFSKKRFSPMFAAAWVPNTGMVVYGNYMQDLEPGATNEDTGEMSKPRVSKQIEMGVRKNWGDVVTSLNAFQIVRPGYWRNTQEQHGKEINRGVEFNTYANLMNKTLRPSFGIMYLKAQLKDYPRYNNTLTNGNQVASPRVIAKAGIEWDTPFVQGLTLKSNIQYYGKSFQDTERQYKLPSYTLVDVGARYKIKLGKNTLTVSSSVENLFNKNYWQVQRGQYDRSFAVVGMPRTYWLKTELDF, encoded by the coding sequence ATGAACAGCAAATTAGCCCTGATGCCGCTGCTGATTGCGAGCGCATTTTCTTATGCCGCCGATGAAGCGACACCTGAAACCCCTGTACAACAGCAGTTGCAGGAAGTCAATGTCCGCGCCGACGCCAAACGCGTCAAAGCCGCCCGTTCTTACTCCATCGCCAGCGACGGCGACTTGCGCGACCGTGTGAACTTAGGACTGCTAGGCAAGGCAAATGCCTTTACAGCACCAATTACAGTCGTCAATTACGATGAAAAAGTATTGGGAAACAACGCATCCCGTACATTAGTAGATACAATCGCCAAGAACGATGCCTCTACCATGCAGTTCGGTGGTGAAAGCAATACTATTCAAGGTGTATATGTCCGTGGCTTACAGCTTGATGCCCGTCAGTTTAGTATCAATGGCTTGGCAGGTCTTTATTCTTATTATCATACCCCGACTGCGGGCGTTTCTTCAGCACAGTTGATTAAAGGTGCTTCAAGTTCCACTGTCGGCATGGACCCTGAGGGCGCAGCAGGTTCTTCTGTCAACATTGAAACTAAAAAAGCATCCGATGAAGGTAACCGAAAAATCGGTTTAGCGGTTTTCAGTAAAAACCGTACCGAAGGTGCAATCGATATCGGTCAGCGTTTTGGTGAAAACAAACAGTTTGGCATCCGTTTCAATGGTAAATACCGCAAAGGTGAAACCGCCCGTAAAGGTTATAAGGAAGATAATCAGGAATTTGCATTAAATACTGATTATCGTGGTGAGAAATTACGTCTGTCTTTCGATTCGATGTATAACCACCGTAATACAGAGGGAGGTCGTGCGCGTATTCATGAAATGCAGGATCTTAACTTTGCCATGCCTGCCGCACCAAGTGGTAAAACCCTACTTGTCCCGTCTTGGCAGGAGCAAACTACTAAAACTATCACGAACGCACTGACGTTTGAATACGATACTGACTACAATATGCAGATTAGTGGTGGTTTGGGCTATATGGAGTCTGTGTATAAAGGTTCGTTTACACAACTTCTCATGAAAAACCGTGCAAATGGTGGTAATTTGGGTAAGTACACGGCGAAGGCTGCACAACCATTTGAATTCCTTTCTCGCACAACTAGTGGTAATTTGAAAGCTCGTGGTGAATTTGAAACCGGTCCGGTTGTTCACAATTGGGCGACCTCATTCGATTACATCAAGCGACACCGCGACCATGACCAGGGAACGCGCAACGGCGATGACTTGGATACCAACATCTACAACCCTGTTTTCCCTGTTACCCACCGTGACAATCCTGCCAATATACAAGGTACAGAGCATACGACTTATGAGACCCCCAGCCTTGCAATATCCGATACTTTGGGTTTCGCTGATAATACTATCCGTTTAACCTTAGGCGGACGTTATCAATGGGTCAAACAAACTGCTCATCCAAATTTGACAGGCAATGCAAAAACTGATGCAAGCCGCCGCTCTTCTACTGTGAAGTTCAGCAAAAAACGGTTCAGCCCGATGTTTGCCGCAGCTTGGGTGCCTAATACCGGTATGGTAGTGTATGGAAACTATATGCAAGATTTGGAACCGGGTGCGACTAACGAGGATACTGGAGAAATGTCCAAACCTCGTGTCAGCAAACAGATTGAAATGGGTGTACGAAAAAACTGGGGTGATGTTGTAACCAGCCTGAACGCTTTCCAAATCGTCCGTCCGGGTTATTGGCGCAATACGCAAGAGCAGCATGGTAAAGAAATCAACCGTGGTGTTGAGTTTAATACGTATGCCAACCTGATGAATAAAACCCTTCGTCCGAGCTTTGGCATTATGTATCTGAAAGCGCAGTTGAAGGATTATCCGCGTTACAATAATACTTTAACAAATGGTAATCAGGTTGCTAGCCCGCGTGTTATTGCCAAAGCAGGTATTGAATGGGATACGCCATTTGTCCAAGGTCTGACTTTGAAAAGCAATATCCAATACTACGGTAAGTCTTTCCAAGATACTGAACGCCAATATAAACTGCCGTCCTACACCTTAGTTGACGTGGGCGCGCGCTACAAAATCAAGCTGGGCAAAAATACTTTGACCGTCAGCAGCTCGGTGGAAAACCTGTTCAACAAAAACTACTGGCAGGTACAGCGCGGACAATACGACCGCAGCTTCGCAGTTGTCGGTATGCCGCGCACTTATTGGCTGAAAACGGAATTGGATTTCTAA
- a CDS encoding YgfZ/GcvT domain-containing protein: MQTRLPFFGVVRVSGEDRASFLHGQLSNDINNLASGQACYATYNTPKGRVLANMLVVNRGEDLLLVMAQDLTEAIVKRLRMFVLRAKVVFEPMPDLAVSGELADNAEPHPATEPQLSFSAQIQENAVEIALPHTGRLKISAAENAAEYQAEAENAWNLHEIRSGYPWICAATKEAAVAQMLNQHIIGAVHFRKGCYPGQEIIARAQYRGQVKRGLAVLSGDSLEAAGITVKVGEEEAGIILNTALTEQGSLSLAVIKFSAAEAALTDADGNALKQEALFFTIEKD; this comes from the coding sequence ATGCAAACCCGCCTGCCTTTTTTCGGCGTTGTCCGCGTCAGCGGTGAAGACAGGGCTTCATTTCTTCATGGTCAATTATCCAACGATATTAATAATTTAGCTTCCGGTCAGGCATGTTACGCCACATACAATACGCCTAAAGGCCGTGTGTTGGCGAATATGTTGGTCGTCAATCGCGGAGAAGATTTACTGTTGGTCATGGCTCAAGATTTGACCGAAGCCATCGTCAAACGCCTGAGAATGTTTGTCTTGCGTGCAAAAGTCGTCTTCGAGCCGATGCCTGATTTAGCAGTCAGCGGCGAGTTGGCAGACAATGCAGAACCTCATCCTGCTACCGAACCGCAACTGTCTTTTTCAGCTCAAATTCAAGAAAATGCCGTAGAAATTGCCTTGCCGCACACAGGCCGTCTGAAAATTTCAGCAGCCGAAAACGCAGCCGAATATCAAGCAGAAGCCGAAAACGCGTGGAATCTGCACGAAATCCGCAGCGGCTATCCGTGGATTTGCGCCGCAACCAAAGAAGCGGCTGTTGCCCAAATGCTCAACCAACACATCATCGGCGCAGTCCATTTCCGTAAAGGCTGCTACCCCGGCCAAGAAATCATCGCCCGCGCCCAATACCGAGGCCAGGTCAAACGCGGTCTGGCCGTATTAAGCGGCGATTCTTTGGAAGCCGCCGGTATTACCGTCAAAGTCGGCGAAGAAGAGGCTGGCATTATTCTCAATACGGCACTCACAGAACAAGGCAGCCTCAGCCTCGCCGTTATCAAGTTTTCCGCAGCAGAAGCAGCATTGACCGATGCAGACGGTAATGCTTTGAAACAGGAAGCACTGTTTTTTACGATTGAGAAAGATTGA